The Mycoplasma sp. 1654_15 genome contains a region encoding:
- the rplK gene encoding 50S ribosomal protein L11 codes for MAKKEIVRIAKLQFNAGQAKPGPALAGLGIVMPEFTRQFNDATRDRGSEPVPVAITIYKDKSFDFKLFTSPASYKIKQLAKIESGSSNSKTTKVAKITLEQLKEIAQYKLVDLNTKSLEKAMFTIYGTAKQMGVEVEGWEEFVKQQKEAK; via the coding sequence ATGGCAAAAAAAGAAATAGTTAGAATTGCTAAATTACAATTTAACGCTGGTCAAGCAAAACCAGGTCCTGCTTTAGCTGGATTAGGTATTGTTATGCCAGAATTTACAAGACAATTCAATGACGCAACAAGAGACAGAGGTAGCGAACCAGTTCCAGTTGCAATTACAATTTATAAAGACAAAAGTTTTGATTTTAAACTATTTACTTCACCTGCTTCTTACAAAATCAAGCAACTAGCTAAAATTGAATCAGGTTCTTCAAATTCAAAAACAACCAAAGTTGCAAAAATAACTTTAGAACAATTAAAAGAAATTGCACAATACAAATTAGTAGATTTAAATACAAAAAGTCTTGAAAAAGCTATGTTTACAATTTATGGAACAGCAAAACAAATGGGTGTTGAAGTTGAAGGTTGAGAAGAATTTGTAAAACAACAGAAAGAGGCTAAATAA
- the asnS gene encoding asparagine--tRNA ligase has translation MNIKQLLKTAKKHNEQTVEIKGWVTNLRGNAKIKFLEINDGTTLENLQLVFKNDKEFIDKIETLSLGAAIQVKGVFVHTPEAKQKGELIGSKLEILAHSDSDFPIQNQEMSTEYLRSIPHIRHRTKLFRAVMRIRSTLAFEIHEYFRKHDFLYLSSPIITSNDGEGAGEAFVVDNEEKDFFNKKATLGVTGQLHAESYALGFQKVYTFAPTFRAEKSNTKKHAAEFWMIEPEVSFYKLKDIINLGDSLLKTVIKNTIKKHPVEFEYFQKNIDKNLVKKLKQFYNNKLTTLEYRQAIEILKKNKAKFENQDIEFGTDLKTEHERFLAEEVVKGPVAIINYPKDIKAFYMHQNEDGQTVAAFDLLVPGIGELIGGSQREVRYKKLLQRLKELNMEQEDLQWYLDLRKFGNFSSAGFGLGFERLIMYVTGIENIRDSIPFPRTNKNLMM, from the coding sequence ATGAACATAAAGCAATTATTAAAAACTGCTAAAAAACACAACGAACAAACTGTCGAAATTAAAGGTTGAGTTACCAACTTAAGAGGTAATGCCAAAATTAAATTTTTAGAAATTAATGATGGAACAACACTAGAAAATTTACAGTTAGTTTTTAAAAATGATAAGGAATTTATAGACAAAATTGAAACATTGAGTTTAGGAGCTGCGATTCAAGTAAAAGGGGTTTTTGTACATACACCAGAAGCAAAACAAAAAGGTGAACTCATTGGTTCAAAACTTGAAATTTTAGCTCACTCAGATTCTGATTTTCCTATACAAAATCAAGAAATGTCTACTGAGTACTTAAGAAGTATTCCTCACATAAGACACAGAACCAAATTATTTAGAGCTGTGATGAGAATTAGATCAACTCTTGCTTTTGAAATTCATGAATATTTTAGAAAACATGATTTTCTTTATCTTTCTTCACCTATTATTACTTCTAACGATGGAGAAGGAGCAGGTGAAGCTTTTGTTGTTGATAATGAAGAAAAAGACTTCTTTAACAAAAAAGCAACTTTAGGTGTAACTGGACAATTACATGCAGAATCTTATGCTCTTGGATTTCAAAAAGTTTATACTTTTGCGCCAACATTTAGAGCTGAAAAATCAAACACAAAAAAACACGCTGCTGAATTTTGGATGATTGAACCTGAAGTTTCTTTTTACAAACTAAAAGATATTATTAACCTAGGAGATTCTCTTCTAAAAACTGTAATTAAAAACACTATTAAAAAACATCCTGTGGAATTCGAATATTTCCAAAAAAATATTGATAAAAACTTAGTAAAAAAATTAAAACAATTTTATAACAACAAATTAACTACTTTAGAATACAGACAAGCTATTGAAATTTTGAAGAAAAATAAAGCAAAATTTGAAAACCAAGATATAGAATTTGGTACTGATCTAAAAACTGAACATGAAAGATTTTTAGCTGAAGAAGTAGTAAAAGGTCCTGTTGCGATTATAAACTATCCAAAGGATATTAAAGCCTTTTATATGCACCAAAACGAAGATGGACAAACAGTAGCTGCATTTGACTTACTTGTGCCAGGTATTGGTGAATTAATAGGTGGATCACAAAGAGAAGTAAGATACAAAAAATTACTTCAAAGATTAAAAGAATTAAATATGGAGCAAGAAGACTTGCAATGATATTTAGATCTTAGAAAATTCGGAAATTTTTCTTCTGCTGGATTTGGTTTAGGATTTGAACGTTTAATTATGTATGTAACTGGTATTGAAAACATAAGAGACTCAATTCCTTTCCCAAGAACAAACAAAAATTTAATGATGTAA